Proteins encoded in a region of the Mercenaria mercenaria strain notata chromosome 1, MADL_Memer_1, whole genome shotgun sequence genome:
- the LOC123522824 gene encoding EGF domain-specific O-linked N-acetylglucosamine transferase-like: protein MAIQFTGSKHRFSTTALEVSNWYNSNTNFCGGHYTGYGHTFFKLKSTIFDPKKNVFTIPCNEWMFLHRPYTYWFNGKYAPARYSKSLTFNKGHDLRNILKDENITIVVYREYPHNFYHAMTQWYNIFVLSNLFSFSMKKVNILLLDTGPVVHIDEQWKLLFQQVTKADEIDTPIYFKEAIFNIPGHESPMFYFDLVKLPFIDDFSNYVLQTFGIKGKQSFNCKKITITLVLRRDYYMHPGVSSEKRIAERKFKNEDELLATLRSEFPGHTVQTLIAEEMSLPKQLSLTSNTDILIGMHGCVLTQILFLPKHAMVLEIYPVFWNVQRFFSSISRWRNINHEYWQNSENRYEFANHYTYVPTSVIDEFAQRARKHFVCN, encoded by the coding sequence ATGGCGATACAGTTTACTGGTTCTAAACATCGATTTTCTACGACAGCTCTGGAGGTCTCCAACTGGTATAACTCGAATACAAACTTCTGTGGGGGCCATTACACGGGATACGGCCATACCTTTTTCAAGTTGAAGTCCACCATATTTGAcccaaagaaaaacgttttcacAATACCGTGTAACGAATGGATGTTTTTACATAGACCGTATACGTACTGGTTTAATGGAAAATATGCACCGGCGAGGTATTCTAAATCTTTGACCTTCAATAAAGGTCACGACCTACgtaatattttaaaagatgaGAATATTACAATAGTTGTCTACAGAGAATATCCGCATAATTTCTATCACGCCATGACACAGTGGTACAATATTTTCGTACTGTCAAATCTTTTTAGCTTCAGCATGAAGAAAGTTAATATTCTCTTATTGGACACCGGCCCAGTGGTTCACATTGATGAACAATGGAAGTTACTGTTTCAACAAGTGACAAAAGCGGATGAAATTGACACTCCAATTTATTTTAAGGAGGCCATATTTAATATACCTGGGCATGAAAGCCCAATGTTCTATTTTGATCTCGTAAAACTACCATTCATAGATGACTTTTCAAATTATGTTTTGCAAACTTTTGGTATAAAAGGCAAGCAGTCTTTTAactgtaaaaaaataacaataactttaGTTCTTAGGCGGGACTATTACATGCATCCCGGCGTAAGTTCCGAGAAAAGAATCGCAGAACGGAAGTTCAAAAATGAGGACGAGTTACTTGCCACGCTCAGATCAGAATTTCCGGGTCATACGGTGCAAACGCTAATTGCGGAGGAAATGTCACTTCCGAAACAGTTGTCCTTGACCTCAAATACAGACATTTTGATTGGAATGCATGGTTGTGTTCTTACACAAATCTTATTCTTGCCAAAACACGCCATGGTGTTGGAAATATATCCTGTCTTTTGGAATGTTCAGAGATTCTTTAGTTCTATATCCAGATGGAGAAATATCAACCATGAATACTGGCAGAATAGTGAGAACAGATATGAATTTGCCAACCATTATACTTATGTTCCAACAAGTGTTATAGATGAATTTGCCCAACGTGCTCGAAAACACTTTGTATGTAATTAA